The following proteins are co-located in the Wenzhouxiangella marina genome:
- a CDS encoding putative bifunctional diguanylate cyclase/phosphodiesterase: MPEHDESAPELTVTGSSVPPGNLLDAVLQTVPGIFYLIDSKQRFRRWNASFEQVTGYSASEIAAMSPLDLFAPEHREEVRGAIRRVFECGEASLEAPLLTRSGQTPVFRYSGQLVDVDGEPLIAGIGVDISEQKAAERASARQTEQFRHVAGQVPGVIYQLRYEPGTGIFSMPYASAKLFEVFGVEHSEVVENAQALFDRIAPEDEARVQRAAEQSRQSLCRFHEQFRMLPPGGQLEHAEWVEVDSSPERDQDGAVTWHGFARLITGRRRMEDELVRLAYEDALTGMPNRTSLQLRLEEQIAEASIVGQELALLHLDLDNFKDINDIWGHGSGDRLLEELAGRLREVVGDRGLVGRLGGDEFLIIVQGESVEGPAARLASALCAAMDSPVSVDDRLLRVTASIGMSLFPKDGETAEDLLRHADAALYRAKEEGPSNWASYTPELTAAAMARRYLETELRGAVDRDEIQVALQPVVDLSSGEVVAYEALARWHHREDGWIDPEQFIALAESRGLVAALGEQVYRKAMRAVARIDATSRLSINVAPVQLKDPQFARRLVRMARDCGLQPARLEVEITERAFMDELADKLEQLESLRRQGIAIAIDDFGTGYSSLAYLRHLPVQRLKIDQVFVRGLASNPKNSAIMKAIVTLARELGFSVTAEGVQSAEELEEVRAHGCDCAQGWHLGRGQLVELEAS, translated from the coding sequence ATGCCCGAACATGACGAATCCGCACCCGAACTGACCGTCACCGGGTCGTCCGTGCCCCCGGGCAATCTCCTCGATGCGGTCCTGCAGACCGTTCCCGGTATCTTCTATCTGATCGACTCGAAGCAGCGCTTCCGTCGCTGGAATGCGAGCTTCGAACAGGTGACCGGCTATTCAGCGTCGGAAATCGCCGCCATGAGTCCCCTGGATCTGTTCGCACCGGAACATCGGGAAGAGGTTCGCGGGGCAATACGGCGCGTGTTCGAATGCGGTGAGGCCTCGCTGGAAGCCCCCCTGCTGACCCGCAGTGGTCAGACTCCGGTGTTTCGTTACAGCGGGCAGCTGGTCGACGTGGACGGTGAGCCGCTGATTGCGGGCATCGGTGTCGACATCAGCGAGCAGAAGGCCGCCGAGCGGGCCAGCGCTCGACAGACCGAGCAGTTCCGGCATGTGGCCGGACAGGTGCCGGGGGTGATCTACCAGCTTCGCTACGAGCCCGGCACGGGCATCTTCAGCATGCCCTATGCCAGCGCGAAACTGTTCGAAGTGTTCGGCGTGGAGCACAGCGAGGTGGTCGAGAATGCCCAGGCCCTGTTCGACCGGATCGCGCCCGAGGACGAGGCGCGGGTGCAACGGGCCGCTGAACAGAGCCGCCAATCCTTGTGCCGATTCCACGAGCAGTTCAGGATGCTGCCCCCGGGTGGTCAGCTGGAACATGCCGAGTGGGTGGAAGTCGATTCCAGCCCCGAGCGGGACCAGGACGGGGCGGTCACCTGGCACGGTTTCGCGCGACTGATCACCGGGCGGCGGCGCATGGAAGACGAGCTGGTGCGCCTGGCCTACGAGGATGCGCTGACGGGCATGCCCAACCGCACCTCCCTGCAGTTGCGGCTGGAGGAGCAGATTGCCGAGGCCTCGATCGTGGGCCAGGAGCTGGCCCTGCTGCACCTGGATCTGGACAATTTCAAGGATATCAACGATATCTGGGGGCATGGCAGCGGAGATCGACTGCTCGAAGAACTGGCCGGCCGCCTGCGCGAGGTCGTGGGTGATCGGGGCCTGGTAGGTCGGCTGGGGGGGGATGAATTCCTGATCATCGTGCAAGGCGAATCGGTCGAAGGTCCCGCGGCTCGCCTGGCCTCGGCCCTGTGTGCCGCCATGGACTCGCCGGTCTCCGTGGACGATCGCCTGCTGCGGGTGACCGCTTCGATCGGCATGAGCCTTTTTCCCAAGGATGGCGAAACGGCCGAGGATCTGCTGCGCCACGCCGATGCGGCACTCTACCGGGCGAAGGAGGAAGGACCGTCGAACTGGGCGTCCTACACGCCCGAGCTGACGGCGGCGGCGATGGCGCGCCGCTATCTGGAGACCGAGCTCCGCGGCGCCGTCGATCGGGACGAGATCCAGGTCGCGCTGCAGCCGGTGGTCGATCTTTCGAGCGGGGAGGTGGTGGCCTACGAGGCCCTCGCCCGCTGGCACCATCGTGAGGATGGCTGGATCGATCCTGAGCAGTTCATCGCTCTGGCCGAATCCCGCGGTCTGGTGGCCGCCCTCGGCGAGCAGGTCTATCGCAAGGCCATGCGGGCGGTGGCTCGGATCGATGCGACGAGCCGGCTATCGATCAATGTCGCGCCGGTGCAATTGAAGGACCCGCAGTTCGCGCGGCGCCTGGTGCGGATGGCTCGGGACTGCGGTCTGCAGCCGGCTCGACTCGAGGTCGAAATCACCGAGCGGGCCTTCATGGACGAGCTGGCCGACAAGCTCGAACAGCTCGAGTCGCTGCGCAGGCAGGGCATTGCGATTGCCATCGACGATTTCGGTACGGGTTATTCCTCACTGGCCTACCTTCGCCATCTGCCCGTGCAGCGGCTGAAGATCGATCAGGTCTTCGTTCGCGGCCTGGCCAGCAACCCGAAGAATTCGGCCATCATGAAAGCCATCGTGACACTCGCTCGCGAGTTGGGCTTCTCGGTCACCGCCGAGGGTGTTCAGTCCGCCGAAGAGCTCGAGGAAGTTCGAGCGCATGGCTGTGATTGTGCCCAGGGCTGGCACCTGGGACGGGGTCAGCTCGTCGAACTGGAAGCCAGCTGA
- a CDS encoding ArsR/SmtB family transcription factor — protein sequence MLGDPTRLRLLALLEREELTVAELAQITRLAQPRVSTHLARLREAGLVADRREGVSVYYRLQNGRDQSDLMAFWRLIGGQLDDALVQADRDHLADVLQQRAAGRNWPDAVAGDMERHYSPGRTWEATARALVHLLEPGRVLDIASGDGVMGELLAAQAERIDCIDLSERVVDAGRQRIKAFDNVHFHLGDMHELPFGAASFDTVLMLHALTYSDAPERAIAEAARVLDQGGRLLGATLNRHRYRSEVEAYGHVNSGFGARQISQWCEDAGLDVQFCDITSIERRAPHFKILTFLARKP from the coding sequence TTGCTGGGCGACCCCACCCGTCTTCGACTCCTGGCGCTACTGGAGCGCGAGGAGCTGACCGTGGCCGAGCTGGCACAGATCACCCGCCTTGCCCAGCCCAGGGTGTCCACCCATCTGGCGCGACTTCGTGAGGCCGGCCTGGTGGCCGACCGCCGTGAGGGCGTGTCCGTCTACTACCGTCTCCAGAACGGGCGGGATCAATCCGATCTGATGGCCTTCTGGCGCCTGATCGGCGGCCAGCTCGACGATGCGCTCGTGCAGGCCGATCGCGACCATCTCGCCGACGTCCTGCAGCAGCGAGCCGCCGGACGGAACTGGCCCGACGCCGTGGCCGGCGACATGGAACGCCATTATTCGCCAGGACGGACCTGGGAGGCGACGGCCCGGGCCCTGGTCCACCTGCTCGAGCCCGGCCGCGTCCTCGACATCGCATCCGGCGACGGCGTGATGGGCGAACTGCTGGCAGCCCAGGCCGAGCGGATCGACTGCATCGATCTATCGGAACGCGTCGTGGACGCCGGTCGTCAGCGCATCAAGGCCTTCGACAACGTCCACTTCCACCTCGGTGACATGCACGAGTTGCCTTTCGGGGCGGCCAGCTTCGACACGGTACTGATGCTGCACGCCCTGACCTACAGCGATGCCCCCGAACGGGCCATCGCCGAAGCCGCGCGCGTCCTCGACCAGGGCGGGCGCCTGCTCGGCGCCACGCTCAACCGCCACCGTTATCGCAGCGAGGTCGAGGCCTATGGGCATGTCAATTCAGGCTTCGGTGCCCGGCAGATCAGCCAGTGGTGCGAAGACGCCGGGCTGGACGTGCAGTTCTGTGACATCACCTCGATCGAACGGCGAGCGCCGCATTTCAAGATTCTGACCTTTCTGGCCCGCAAACCATGA
- a CDS encoding DUF2058 domain-containing protein, whose product MGSLQDALLKAGLADESQARTQRRDRPGAARSGPGNAKGRPAKQSRGRKSSGKSGGASDLERAYKAREQAEKREKEDRKKARVAAQEARRKRNEQLDELVRGKTLNRKDAEEPRYFEHLGRIRRVLCTPEQRAQLNAGEIGVVNLRGSYLLIDLDTLSAYREIAEDLVPDLSPKEPEDDGSHYPPVPDDLIW is encoded by the coding sequence ATGGGTTCACTGCAGGACGCTCTGCTCAAGGCAGGGCTGGCGGATGAATCCCAGGCCAGAACGCAGCGCCGGGATCGTCCCGGCGCTGCGCGTTCCGGGCCGGGGAACGCCAAGGGTCGGCCCGCGAAGCAGTCGCGTGGTCGCAAGTCGTCGGGCAAATCGGGCGGCGCCTCCGACCTCGAGCGGGCCTACAAGGCGCGCGAGCAGGCCGAGAAGCGCGAAAAGGAAGATCGCAAGAAGGCTCGCGTGGCCGCGCAGGAAGCCCGGCGCAAGCGCAACGAGCAGCTCGACGAGCTGGTGCGTGGCAAGACCCTGAATCGCAAGGATGCCGAGGAACCGCGTTACTTCGAGCACCTGGGGCGGATCCGACGCGTGCTGTGCACGCCCGAACAGCGGGCCCAGCTCAACGCGGGCGAAATCGGCGTCGTCAATCTGCGCGGATCCTACCTGCTGATCGATCTGGACACGCTTTCGGCCTATCGTGAGATCGCCGAGGATCTGGTGCCGGATCTCAGCCCCAAGGAGCCGGAAGACGATGGCTCACACTACCCGCCGGTTCCAGACGATCTGATCTGGTAA
- a CDS encoding FKBP-type peptidyl-prolyl cis-trans isomerase: MRTPRFIAAALVATVATAPVLAQELESDMDRLSYTVGMDIGNSLSDQGLELNLDLLVEALRATYNGEETRLTPEEALAERDAFMQRRQQELADQRAQDAARNLEEGQAFLAQNREREGVMETESGLQYRVIEEGEGASPAATDTVTVHYRGSLLNGTEFDSSYNRGQPATFALNQVIPGWTEGVQLMSEGAKYEFFIPSDLAYGEQGRPGPIGPNSTLIFEVELISVDSGD; encoded by the coding sequence ATGCGTACCCCCCGTTTCATCGCCGCCGCGCTGGTGGCCACCGTCGCGACCGCCCCGGTTCTCGCTCAGGAGCTGGAGTCCGACATGGACCGGCTCAGCTACACCGTGGGCATGGACATCGGCAACTCCCTGTCGGATCAGGGTCTGGAACTGAACCTCGATCTGCTGGTGGAAGCGCTGCGCGCGACCTACAACGGTGAGGAAACCCGGCTGACGCCGGAAGAAGCGCTGGCCGAGCGGGACGCGTTCATGCAGCGTCGCCAGCAGGAGCTGGCCGATCAGCGTGCCCAGGACGCGGCCCGCAACCTGGAAGAAGGCCAGGCCTTTCTGGCGCAGAACCGCGAGCGTGAGGGCGTGATGGAGACCGAATCCGGTCTGCAGTACCGGGTGATCGAAGAAGGCGAGGGCGCCAGCCCGGCAGCCACCGACACGGTCACCGTGCACTACCGCGGCAGCCTGCTCAACGGTACCGAGTTCGACAGCTCCTACAACCGTGGCCAGCCGGCCACCTTCGCCCTCAACCAGGTCATTCCTGGCTGGACCGAAGGCGTTCAGCTGATGTCCGAAGGCGCCAAGTACGAATTCTTCATTCCGTCCGACCTGGCCTACGGTGAGCAGGGGCGTCCGGGTCCGATCGGCCCGAATTCGACGCTGATCTTCGAAGTCGAGTTGATCTCGGTCGACAGCGGCGACTGA
- a CDS encoding GntR family transcriptional regulator produces MSAHWDDNQPIYWQLREKTVAAILDGTLPEGQPLPSVRQVAVDFQINPLTVSKAYQSLVDDQLVDKRRGVGMFVREGAREQLLATEREKFLTEEWPRLAARIEQLGLSLHDLIEAPAKRDEKAS; encoded by the coding sequence ATGAGCGCGCACTGGGACGACAACCAGCCGATCTACTGGCAGCTGCGGGAAAAGACCGTGGCTGCCATTCTGGACGGCACCCTGCCCGAGGGCCAGCCCCTGCCGTCGGTTCGCCAGGTCGCCGTCGACTTCCAGATCAACCCCCTGACCGTCTCCAAGGCCTACCAGTCCCTGGTCGACGATCAGCTGGTCGACAAGCGGCGTGGCGTGGGCATGTTCGTCCGCGAGGGTGCGCGCGAACAACTGCTCGCCACCGAGCGCGAGAAATTCCTGACCGAAGAGTGGCCGCGACTGGCCGCAAGAATCGAACAACTGGGCCTGAGCCTGCATGACTTGATCGAGGCACCTGCGAAGAGGGACGAAAAGGCATCATGA
- a CDS encoding ABC transporter ATP-binding protein has translation MTSTIRARNLSRSFGKTRALDGIDLDIPSGRIVGLIGPNGAGKTTALKAILGLGRYDGELEVLGLDPSHSRDRLMQDVCFIADVAVLPRWARVKHIIQLTEDLHPRFSRERCMYYLNNTKIKMDAKVKALSKGMVVQLHLALVMAIDAKLLVLDEPTLGLDILFRKRFYSNLLNEYFDEERTIVITTHQVEEVEHILTDLIFIKDGKLVLNSTMDDIHERYTEVMVKADRVDEARQLGPLHERVLFGRHILLFDRADSVRLRELGEIHKPSVADLFVALMGDEEGAWGQEDAA, from the coding sequence ATGACTTCCACCATTCGAGCACGAAACCTGAGCCGAAGCTTCGGCAAGACACGCGCGCTGGACGGCATCGACCTGGACATTCCGTCTGGCCGCATCGTGGGCCTGATCGGCCCCAACGGCGCCGGCAAGACGACGGCCCTCAAGGCCATCCTGGGGCTGGGCCGCTACGACGGCGAGCTGGAGGTGCTGGGACTGGACCCCTCGCACTCCCGCGACCGCCTGATGCAGGACGTCTGCTTCATCGCCGACGTCGCGGTGCTGCCTCGCTGGGCCCGCGTGAAGCACATCATCCAGCTGACCGAGGATCTGCATCCGCGCTTCTCCCGCGAGCGCTGCATGTATTACCTGAACAACACCAAGATCAAGATGGATGCCAAGGTCAAGGCCCTCTCCAAGGGCATGGTCGTGCAGCTCCATCTGGCCCTGGTCATGGCCATCGACGCCAAACTCCTCGTCCTCGACGAACCGACGCTGGGCCTCGACATCCTGTTCCGCAAGCGCTTCTACTCGAACCTCCTGAACGAGTATTTCGATGAAGAGCGCACGATCGTGATCACCACCCACCAGGTGGAAGAAGTCGAGCACATCCTGACGGACCTGATCTTCATCAAGGACGGCAAGCTGGTCCTCAACAGCACCATGGACGATATCCACGAGCGCTACACGGAAGTGATGGTGAAGGCCGACCGGGTCGACGAGGCCCGCCAGCTCGGCCCCCTGCATGAACGCGTCCTGTTCGGACGCCATATCCTGCTCTTCGACCGCGCAGACAGTGTTCGGCTGAGAGAGTTGGGGGAAATCCACAAGCCCAGCGTGGCCGACCTCTTCGTGGCCCTGATGGGCGATGAAGAAGGCGCTTGGGGCCAGGAGGACGCGGCATGA
- a CDS encoding EAL domain-containing protein translates to MNDATGKTVNFDIYDRLRRYDQLLGGDVDFAFQTIIDAQEFEVVGFEALVRGIHKEPAAQILSRIGHAERFDFDQACRVRAIQAAAEFGIDADLHLNAASIKPGNVDEVVEVTRHLTRRHKVEPERIVFELSNLDAIGSAEALERVHDALSGAGFRTLADNFGQRDADLRPLAIFRPDMIKLDHRLVEHIHERRTAQATAMAAIAFCRSLGIEPMAMGVESADEFRWLQTAGIRFYQGYFFAQPGMNSDSD, encoded by the coding sequence ATGAACGACGCGACCGGCAAGACCGTCAACTTCGACATCTACGATCGCCTGCGCCGCTACGATCAACTGCTGGGCGGCGATGTCGATTTCGCCTTCCAGACCATCATCGATGCGCAGGAATTCGAGGTCGTGGGCTTCGAGGCCCTGGTCCGAGGCATCCACAAGGAACCGGCGGCCCAGATCCTAAGCCGCATCGGTCATGCGGAGCGCTTCGATTTCGATCAGGCCTGTCGGGTTCGCGCCATCCAGGCCGCCGCGGAGTTCGGCATCGACGCCGATCTGCACCTCAACGCCGCGTCGATCAAGCCCGGCAACGTCGATGAAGTGGTCGAGGTCACGCGACACCTCACGCGAAGGCACAAGGTCGAGCCGGAACGCATCGTCTTCGAATTGAGCAATCTCGATGCCATCGGTTCAGCGGAGGCGCTCGAACGGGTCCACGATGCCTTGAGCGGCGCGGGCTTCCGCACCCTCGCCGACAATTTCGGCCAACGCGATGCCGATCTACGACCGCTGGCGATCTTCAGACCCGACATGATCAAGCTCGATCACCGCCTGGTCGAGCACATCCACGAACGCCGAACAGCGCAGGCCACGGCCATGGCGGCGATCGCCTTCTGCCGCAGCCTGGGCATCGAGCCGATGGCCATGGGCGTCGAGTCCGCCGACGAGTTCCGCTGGCTGCAGACCGCCGGCATCCGCTTCTACCAGGGCTATTTCTTCGCCCAACCGGGCATGAACAGCGATTCGGACTGA
- a CDS encoding amidohydrolase family protein has translation MRLLFFALLCCSSALATDLRQPSPDTHALVGVRVITEPGRVLESATLVIRDGVIEAVGPDIEPPPDARIHEFERQEGQAPITVYPGLIESYLPVSVEEEDSESDEETPPAGRHPLIRADQRLSAAEWPQDQLAALREAGFTSALLAPGNGLLRGSGLIANLGEGELSHNLLQPSFAQFASFAEQQRGRGFPNSLMGSVALVRQTLDDARWQRQARAAWQRNPAQTRPDWLEGLDALAPALAGETPMVFVAGDMPDSLRILEFTADREFDLVLVGHGQEYQRPGGLIERGVRHILPLNFPDAPDVKDASDRNVSLEELRHWQAAPGNPARLIEAGLPVSFTTHGLSQPKELFAALNKAIEAGLDADRALAALTTEPAAWLGLADRAGRIAEGYMANLILVEGDLLVEAPSIRSVWIDGIEHVLAAFEPPTVDPAGTWSLTLGLGSMGDVEAGMVLSGPPSGMSGSLNVMGSDSPFSDVRVSGDEVIASMDASRFGGSGTITIRITIDGDRARGNGNGPYGEFTVRGQRTGIPDEEIL, from the coding sequence TTGCGCCTGCTCTTTTTTGCCCTGCTGTGCTGCAGCTCAGCGCTGGCCACCGATCTTCGCCAGCCAAGCCCGGACACCCACGCCCTGGTCGGCGTGCGTGTCATCACCGAACCGGGCCGCGTGCTCGAATCCGCCACCCTGGTGATCCGGGATGGGGTGATCGAGGCCGTCGGTCCCGACATCGAACCCCCACCCGACGCTCGAATCCACGAGTTCGAACGCCAGGAGGGACAAGCCCCGATCACCGTCTATCCCGGCCTGATCGAGAGCTATCTGCCGGTCTCCGTCGAGGAAGAAGACTCTGAGTCGGATGAAGAGACCCCGCCGGCGGGCCGTCACCCGCTGATTCGCGCCGACCAGCGGCTGTCGGCCGCCGAATGGCCGCAGGACCAGCTGGCCGCCCTGCGCGAGGCCGGCTTCACCAGCGCCCTGCTCGCCCCTGGCAACGGACTGCTCCGAGGCAGCGGACTGATCGCCAATCTCGGCGAAGGCGAGCTGAGCCACAACCTGTTGCAGCCCAGCTTCGCGCAGTTCGCGAGCTTTGCCGAGCAGCAGCGCGGCCGGGGCTTTCCCAACTCCCTGATGGGCTCGGTGGCCCTGGTTCGCCAGACCCTGGACGACGCGCGCTGGCAGCGCCAGGCGCGTGCTGCCTGGCAGCGGAATCCGGCCCAGACGCGCCCGGACTGGCTGGAGGGCCTGGATGCCCTCGCACCCGCCCTGGCCGGTGAAACGCCGATGGTCTTCGTCGCCGGCGACATGCCGGACAGCCTGCGAATCCTCGAATTCACCGCCGATCGCGAATTCGACCTGGTGCTGGTCGGCCACGGCCAGGAATACCAGCGACCCGGCGGCCTGATCGAACGCGGGGTGCGCCACATCCTGCCGCTGAATTTCCCGGACGCCCCGGACGTCAAGGACGCGAGCGATCGCAACGTCTCCCTCGAAGAGCTTCGCCATTGGCAGGCCGCGCCCGGCAATCCGGCGCGCCTCATCGAGGCCGGCCTGCCGGTCAGCTTCACCACCCACGGCCTGAGCCAGCCGAAAGAGCTGTTCGCCGCCCTGAACAAGGCCATCGAGGCCGGCCTGGATGCCGACCGCGCCCTGGCGGCACTGACCACCGAACCGGCCGCCTGGCTCGGTCTGGCCGATCGCGCCGGCCGCATCGCCGAGGGCTACATGGCCAATCTGATCCTCGTCGAGGGCGATCTGCTCGTCGAAGCCCCCAGCATCCGCTCGGTATGGATCGACGGCATCGAGCACGTCCTGGCCGCCTTCGAGCCCCCGACCGTCGATCCCGCCGGCACCTGGAGCCTGACCCTGGGGCTCGGCAGCATGGGCGATGTCGAAGCCGGCATGGTGCTGAGCGGCCCACCCAGTGGCATGAGCGGCAGCCTGAACGTGATGGGCTCGGATTCGCCCTTCTCCGACGTTCGTGTCAGCGGGGACGAGGTGATCGCCTCGATGGACGCCAGCCGCTTCGGCGGCAGCGGCACGATCACGATCCGCATCACCATCGACGGTGACCGGGCCCGAGGCAATGGCAACGGGCCCTATGGAGAATTCACCGTGCGCGGCCAGCGCACCGGCATCCCGGACGAGGAGATCCTGTGA
- a CDS encoding amidohydrolase codes for MIRQAILSAAVALFGLWSGLSHAQWTPDIEAWNSPQPEQVDAVVFRNATVWTADEAGVLENTDLLVRNGRIEAIGSELRAPRDAMEIDATGMHLTPGIIDAHSHSAILGGVNEASRISTADVRIRDVIDPESINIYRQLAGGVTAINLLHGSANAIGGQMAVIKMRWGAEPDELVIDTAPPGIKFALGENPKQSNWSNDTPRYPRTRQGVAQIIREKFQQAADYQRAMDDAPRGRAARDRVPPRPDHELEAIAEIINGERDVHSHAYRADEMLALMRIAEDFDFTIRTFQHVLEGYKIAPQMAEHGVGGSTFIDWWAFKYEARDAIAFNPALMNESGVLTGLHSDDSELARRMNLEAAKAVRYGGVDEHEALMMITANPARQLGIGDRTGRLAEGLDADLVLWNGHPLSVYSRVEQTWVDGRRYFDREADQRMREALAAEREQLMALVLAEGEASDSDEGASTDADDAPELLAQHPAHASYLTGYRPSELAYDEFCHAHEH; via the coding sequence ATGATCAGACAAGCGATACTGAGCGCCGCCGTCGCCCTGTTCGGCCTCTGGAGTGGCCTGAGCCACGCGCAGTGGACGCCGGACATCGAGGCCTGGAACAGCCCGCAGCCCGAGCAGGTCGACGCCGTGGTCTTCCGCAACGCCACGGTCTGGACCGCGGACGAGGCCGGCGTGCTGGAGAACACCGACCTGCTGGTGCGCAACGGTCGCATCGAAGCGATCGGCAGCGAACTGCGTGCACCCCGAGACGCGATGGAGATCGACGCCACGGGCATGCATCTCACCCCCGGCATCATCGATGCACACTCGCATTCGGCGATCCTCGGCGGGGTCAACGAGGCCTCACGGATCAGCACCGCCGACGTGCGCATCCGCGACGTGATCGACCCTGAATCGATCAACATCTACCGCCAGCTGGCCGGTGGCGTGACCGCCATCAACCTCCTGCACGGCTCGGCCAATGCGATCGGCGGCCAGATGGCCGTGATCAAGATGCGCTGGGGCGCGGAACCGGATGAACTGGTCATCGATACCGCACCGCCGGGGATCAAGTTCGCACTCGGCGAGAACCCCAAGCAGAGCAACTGGAGCAATGACACGCCCCGCTATCCGCGCACGCGTCAGGGCGTGGCCCAGATCATCCGCGAGAAGTTCCAGCAGGCCGCCGACTACCAGCGTGCCATGGACGATGCACCGCGAGGCCGGGCCGCCCGAGATCGCGTCCCGCCCCGCCCCGATCACGAGCTGGAGGCCATCGCCGAGATCATCAATGGCGAGCGAGACGTCCACTCCCACGCCTACCGGGCCGACGAAATGCTCGCCCTGATGCGGATCGCCGAGGACTTCGACTTCACGATCCGCACCTTCCAGCACGTCCTGGAGGGCTACAAGATCGCACCCCAGATGGCCGAACACGGGGTCGGTGGCTCGACCTTCATCGACTGGTGGGCCTTCAAGTACGAGGCGCGGGACGCCATCGCCTTCAACCCGGCACTGATGAACGAATCCGGTGTACTGACCGGCCTGCACTCCGACGATTCCGAGCTGGCCCGTCGGATGAACCTGGAAGCCGCCAAGGCGGTGCGTTACGGCGGGGTCGACGAACACGAGGCCCTGATGATGATCACCGCCAACCCCGCCCGTCAGCTGGGCATCGGCGATCGGACCGGCCGGCTGGCCGAAGGCCTCGACGCCGATCTGGTGCTCTGGAACGGCCATCCCCTGTCGGTCTACTCGCGCGTGGAGCAGACCTGGGTCGATGGGCGCCGATACTTCGACCGTGAAGCCGATCAGCGCATGCGCGAGGCCCTGGCGGCCGAACGCGAACAGCTGATGGCCCTGGTCCTGGCCGAAGGTGAAGCGAGCGACAGCGACGAAGGCGCCTCGACCGACGCTGACGACGCCCCGGAGTTGCTTGCGCAACACCCGGCGCACGCCAGCTACCTGACCGGCTACCGCCCCTCCGAACTTGCCTACGATGAATTCTGCCATGCTCATGAACACTAA
- a CDS encoding amidohydrolase family protein: MNTKIQATLAATLLASTLLAAPASAEVLALTGATVHPVSSDPIPDGTVLIEDGRITAVGSDIVAPPGARIIDLDGLHLYPGFVHPASQLGLREINSVAGTIDTAEMGSVNAALRAEVAFNHDSMLLPASVAGGILSAHVVPGGGLIQGSSAVLELDGWSWEEMVLKAPVGMHMEFPPAAVDDENNEDLARIEQVLDQARHHLRASEAARAGTAPAPMRNDQLEALAPLLRGEQPLFIRANRYDVIEKALDWAQDQGFEDLVLMTSPDVQYLAERLARDGIPVILQNVYALPSRRWEPYDMAFVAAARLAEAGVQFAISDDGNDAANARNLPFQAGTAAAHGLDKLSALRSVTLWPAQILGLGDELGSIEVGKRASLFAASGDPLEPMTRIERVWIAGAEYDLMRDPGRRAYERYRERNRQAQGR; the protein is encoded by the coding sequence ATGAACACTAAGATCCAGGCCACCCTGGCCGCGACCCTGCTCGCCAGCACGCTGCTCGCCGCTCCGGCGAGCGCCGAGGTGCTGGCCCTGACCGGCGCCACCGTTCATCCGGTCTCCAGCGACCCCATCCCCGACGGCACGGTGCTGATCGAAGATGGGCGCATCACCGCCGTGGGCAGCGATATCGTGGCGCCACCCGGGGCCCGCATCATCGACCTCGACGGTCTGCATCTCTACCCCGGTTTCGTCCATCCGGCCAGCCAGCTGGGCCTGCGTGAGATCAACAGCGTGGCCGGCACCATCGACACCGCCGAAATGGGATCGGTCAACGCCGCCCTGCGCGCCGAAGTGGCCTTCAATCACGACTCGATGCTGCTACCGGCCAGCGTCGCCGGCGGCATCCTGAGTGCCCACGTGGTGCCCGGTGGCGGTCTGATCCAGGGCAGCTCGGCAGTGCTCGAGCTCGACGGCTGGAGCTGGGAGGAAATGGTCCTCAAGGCCCCGGTGGGAATGCACATGGAGTTCCCGCCGGCGGCGGTCGATGACGAGAACAACGAAGACCTGGCTCGCATCGAGCAGGTGCTCGATCAGGCCCGTCATCACCTTCGCGCCAGCGAAGCGGCTCGTGCCGGAACGGCACCGGCGCCGATGCGCAACGATCAGCTCGAGGCCCTGGCGCCCCTGCTGCGCGGCGAACAGCCGCTGTTCATCCGGGCCAACCGCTACGATGTGATCGAGAAGGCGCTGGACTGGGCCCAGGATCAGGGCTTCGAAGACCTGGTGCTCATGACCAGCCCCGACGTGCAGTACCTGGCCGAGCGCCTGGCACGGGACGGCATCCCGGTGATCCTGCAGAACGTCTACGCCCTGCCCAGCCGCCGCTGGGAGCCCTATGACATGGCCTTCGTCGCGGCGGCTCGCCTCGCCGAGGCCGGCGTGCAGTTCGCGATCTCCGACGATGGCAACGATGCGGCCAATGCCCGCAACCTGCCCTTCCAGGCCGGCACGGCCGCCGCGCATGGGCTGGACAAGCTCTCGGCCCTTCGCAGCGTGACCCTGTGGCCAGCGCAGATCCTCGGCCTCGGCGATGAACTCGGCTCGATCGAAGTCGGCAAGCGCGCCAGCCTGTTTGCCGCCTCCGGCGATCCCCTCGAGCCGATGACCCGGATCGAACGGGTCTGGATCGCCGGCGCGGAATACGATCTGATGCGCGATCCAGGACGCCGCGCCTACGAACGCTACCGCGAGCGCAACCGGCAGGCCCAGGGACGCTGA